A single genomic interval of Gemmatimonadales bacterium harbors:
- a CDS encoding type II toxin-antitoxin system Phd/YefM family antitoxin, with amino-acid sequence MKRVRLSRGIQPLAEFRANLAAVLDQVRRTRRPVVITQHGRSAAVLVNVEEYEALLDRLELLEDVREAEKQLARGRGVPHSRAKAQVLARLAS; translated from the coding sequence ATGAAACGAGTCCGCCTCAGCAGGGGCATCCAACCGCTCGCTGAGTTCCGCGCGAACCTGGCAGCGGTGCTTGACCAGGTGCGCCGAACCCGGCGCCCAGTGGTCATCACCCAACACGGGCGCAGCGCTGCCGTCCTGGTCAATGTGGAGGAGTACGAGGCCCTGCTCGACCGGCTGGAGCTGCTCGAGGATGTCCGCGAGGCCGAGAAGCAGTTGGCCCGTGGGCGGGGGGTTCCCCATTCTCGCGCCAAGGCGCAGGTGCTGGCCCGCCTTG